From the Nodularia sphaerocarpa UHCC 0038 genome, the window TGAGGCGATCGCCAATGATTTCAACAAGCGCTATGGTTTAAACTTAAGCGATCGCAATATTTTAATTACACCCGGTAGTCAAAGCCTCTACTTCTACGCTGCCAATGCTTTCGGTGGTTACACAAATAACGGTGAACTCAAACAAATCGTTTTACCCCTCAGTCCCGACTATACGGGTTACGGCGGTGTTTGTTTAGAGCAAGAAGCCTTAAAAGCCTATAAACCAACTTTGGATATTGATGCTGCGGCTCACAGGTTTAAATATCGTCCAGACTTCAGCCAACTATCAATTACAGAAAGCACCGGTTGTGTCATCTTCTCTCGTCCCTGTAACCCCACAGGTAATGTTCTCAGCGACGATGAAGTGAAAAAAATTGCGGCTTTGGCTGCACCTCACGATGTACCTGTGTTGATTGATTCAGCTTATGCGCCGCCTTTCCCAGCTTTGAATTTCACAGAAATGACACCTGTATTTGGTGACAATATTTTACACTGCATGAGTTTATCGAAAGCCGGATTACCCGGTGAACGTATCGGTGTCGCTATTGGTGATGAAGGCATCATCCAAGCATTGGAGTCCTTTCAGACTAATTTGTGTATTCATCCTTCACGCTATGGACAAGCGATCGCCGCTAGTGCTATTAATTCTGGTGGTTTAGCTAAAATCGCTGAAGAGGTGATTCGTCCTTTCTACCAGAAAAAGTTTGCTGTGCTAGAAGATACTTTAGATACGGCAATGCCCAAGGATTTACCTTGGTTCCTCCATCGCGGTGAAGGTGCTATTTTTGCTTGGTTGTGGCTCCAGGATTTACCTATGACTGATTGGGAATTTTACCAGGAACTGAAGCAGGTGGGTGTGATTGTTGTCCCTGGTAGTAGCTTTTTCCCTGGTTTGCGGGAAGAATGGCCGCACAAGCACCAGTGTTTACGCATTAGTCTGACTGGTACTGATGCGGAAATTGTCACGGCGATGCAACGTTTGGCGCAAGTGGCTGAACGAGTTTATCAGCCTGCTGTTGTGAGTCTTAAGTAATGGAAACGAACCACGAAGGCGCGAAGAGCGCGAAGAAGAAGCAGGGGAGCAGGGAGCAGGGAGCAGGGGGGAAGTTTCTCAACCCACTCCCGAATCTTGATGAATGGTTGGAAATTGGTAAGATTGTCGCTCCTCAAGGTTTGTCTGGGGAGTTGCGGGTTTATCCAGAATCGGATTTTCCTGAACGGTTTGAGGTTCCGGGAACTCGTTGGTTATGGCATCCTGGTGACAAGGAACCTCAACCTGTGGAGTTGTTGTCAGGACGTTATGTGGAAGGGAAAAATCTTTGTATAATTTCTTTGGCTGGGGTGAAAAATCGCAATGATGCTGAGGCGTTGCGCGATTATAAGTTGATGGTTCCCGCAAGCGATCGCCCCCAATTAGGCGAAGATGAATATCATGTCACCGATTTGATCGGGATGTTGGTATTCATGCAGGAATCTGGGGAAGTTGTGGGGGAGGTGGTAGATGTAATTCCTGCTGGTAATTTTTTACTGGAAGTTAAATTGCATCAGCCTGATGAAGCTGTTGAGTCAGAAATATCACCGCCGAAATCACCAAAGCATCTTTTGATACCTTTTGTTAAGGCGATCGCCCCTGTGGTAAACATCCAATCTCGTCGCATTGAAATTACTCCTCCCCCTGGATTGCTAGAACTAGCTATTAGTCATTAGTCATTAGTCATTAGTCATTGGTCATTGGTCATTTGTCATTGGTCATTGGTCATTTGTTATTTGTCATTAGTCATTGGTCATTAGTCATTTGTCATTAGGAAGTTACAATCCTTCCCCCCCACTCCCCTACGGTGTACACACATCCTGAACCAAAGAGAGTTTCCAGTCCGAAAAACAAGATTTAAGCAAAAATCTTGTTCCCCTCCTCGCACCCCCCGAAATCCCCCCGCAACGGGGGGAAGAAAAGGATAAACCTTTGATATGGGAGGGGTTAGGGGTGGGGTCTCTTAATACAAAAGAGAATTTCCCCACGGACTACTCCCCACTCCCCACTCCCGACTTGATAATTTCCATTTGCTTGGCTACGCCTCCTGTTCGGGAAAGTATCAAAGTTGTTGTTCCTGCTGCGATGATGCTAATCATGGCTAGGCATAGCACAACTGTTCTTTGTCTCAATTTGATTGCCGCAAATAAAGTATCTATGGTATGATCATTACCAGTAACTTGAATTGAACCCAGTGCTTTTAACGCCAGAAATGCATTAGCATAGCGGTATTTACCTTGACATTTCACCAACTTCATTAACCACAATTTAAAACGCGGATTGAGTTGGGGAACTAATTTGAGGAAATTCAAACCATACTTACAATTCATCACCTGACAAATATCCACAGAACGGGTATCAGTCAGTAAGCAAATCAGTGTAACTCCTAAACTATACAGGTCTGAAGCTTGGGTAAGGGGATGACCAAGCTGTTCCTCTGGTGGGATAAAACCTGGGGTTCCAGAGACAAAGCTGCTAAGAGCCATTTTCACTTTCTCTAACCTAGCCAAATCAAAATCAACTAAGTAAGCATTTAGATGCTCATCAACTAAAATATTTTCTGGTTTAATATCCCGATGAATAATTGGGTCTGCTCTTTGTTGCAGATAAACTAGAATCTCTAAAATCGATATTGCTATTTGCTTGATTTCTTCGGGTTTGAAACTTCCTCCCAAGCCCAGAGATGGAGCGTTTTTATACTCCTCTACCAGATAAAAATGCTCTGGCATTTCAAAAGAGTTTATGTAGCGGGGAATACGAGGGTGATCAAGTTGCTGCAAGATTTCAATTTCACGTTCATAAGTTCTCAAACCTGACCAGTCAGCAGTGGTACTGGCACAATTGAACTCTTTAATTACTACTTGTTGATGAGATTTACAGACCTGAGCGAGATA encodes:
- a CDS encoding serine/threonine protein kinase; translated protein: MEIDVDNREAIRLSHYPDFSELGYEVIRELGRNQVEGRITYLAQVCKSHQQVVIKEFNCASTTADWSGLRTYEREIEILQQLDHPRIPRYINSFEMPEHFYLVEEYKNAPSLGLGGSFKPEEIKQIAISILEILVYLQQRADPIIHRDIKPENILVDEHLNAYLVDFDLARLEKVKMALSSFVSGTPGFIPPEEQLGHPLTQASDLYSLGVTLICLLTDTRSVDICQVMNCKYGLNFLKLVPQLNPRFKLWLMKLVKCQGKYRYANAFLALKALGSIQVTGNDHTIDTLFAAIKLRQRTVVLCLAMISIIAAGTTTLILSRTGGVAKQMEIIKSGVGSGE
- the rimM gene encoding ribosome maturation factor RimM (Essential for efficient processing of 16S rRNA), translated to METNHEGAKSAKKKQGSREQGAGGKFLNPLPNLDEWLEIGKIVAPQGLSGELRVYPESDFPERFEVPGTRWLWHPGDKEPQPVELLSGRYVEGKNLCIISLAGVKNRNDAEALRDYKLMVPASDRPQLGEDEYHVTDLIGMLVFMQESGEVVGEVVDVIPAGNFLLEVKLHQPDEAVESEISPPKSPKHLLIPFVKAIAPVVNIQSRRIEITPPPGLLELAISH
- a CDS encoding valine--pyruvate transaminase, with amino-acid sequence MNPALTKIGAQMSNLTGVRAIMKDIIETLKAGVGQEFINLSAGNPLILPEVEQLWRDCTAELLASSEYGEVVCRYGSSQGYAPLIEAIANDFNKRYGLNLSDRNILITPGSQSLYFYAANAFGGYTNNGELKQIVLPLSPDYTGYGGVCLEQEALKAYKPTLDIDAAAHRFKYRPDFSQLSITESTGCVIFSRPCNPTGNVLSDDEVKKIAALAAPHDVPVLIDSAYAPPFPALNFTEMTPVFGDNILHCMSLSKAGLPGERIGVAIGDEGIIQALESFQTNLCIHPSRYGQAIAASAINSGGLAKIAEEVIRPFYQKKFAVLEDTLDTAMPKDLPWFLHRGEGAIFAWLWLQDLPMTDWEFYQELKQVGVIVVPGSSFFPGLREEWPHKHQCLRISLTGTDAEIVTAMQRLAQVAERVYQPAVVSLK